TGTAAATTGAAGGGTCTACCGAACAGTACAAAGTTCTTGCACAAGGAGAACCCATTTCATCTTCAAGGATTTTGAGCACAGGCCCGCCGGTGAATGAAAGATAAAGATCGTATTCGGGAATGAGATCTGCAGTGAGATACTGACAGGCTCCTCTGGCGATAGCCGCAAGAGTCACGGGGGTATCGATGTCGTAGAAAGCTACTACACCAGGAGAATTCTGCAGAATCCAATTGCCGATCTCTATTCCTGCGGACACGTAAGACCCGATAATAACCATGTCGGCAGATCGGATCCGCGCTAAATGGAATCTCTGTACGTCCGAGAATCGTTTGTACAGTATTATTTTGCAGCCTTGAGGATAGGGCATGTCCCGATGGGAAGCGTACCATTCCGCATCCTGTTCCAGAAAGGTCACCTTGTGCCCCAAGCGGGCGAGTTCCGCCACAAGTCCTCTGTATGTCACTGCATGCCCATTGCCCCAGGAAGAGGTAATGGACAGACCGAAAATCACAATGTTTAGTTGACTCATCTCTCCAATTTTCCGGATCCCGTTTGCCGGCACCTTCTAAAGTAACCGAGATTCATATTGCGTAGAGGTTCCCTCGTCATTCGGATTTCCAGCATCAGAGTACCCGTATGACATACGTCGCAGCAGTATTGTTCGCCATAAGCACATTTCTCGACACACATGATTAAATTCAACTGTTATTTCAGGCTAGAAAGAACATCAGATGAACAAAACATTTCGGGGCTTTTCTCAGTGACTTCATCATTGGACAACTCCACCTCTTCAAGAGACATAGGCTGTTGATTCTGAATGTCGCTGAAATGCGAATGCTCGGCCAGGTAGTATCTGTGGGCACGCTCCCAGGAACAGGAATCCGGCGATCCCCACAACTGCCGGTATGCCGGTGAACCAGGGTACGGGAACATCGGCACAGGATCGTTCGCCCAAATACCTTGCTTCTGCAAAGTTTCTCGCCACTCACGTATGTCTGCCAGATTGTCGCCGGGTACTCGAATCAGGTTGGCCTGGACAAACGGAACAAATTGTCGGGTAGTCACGAGCAAGTCAGTGATTTGTTTGGTGCTTTTTCGGCAATCTTTCTGCAGGCTATTTCGCCCATCATCGGTAATACTTTCGACACCAGCTTCGATAGAGACGCATCCGGCTTTGCCCAACAACGCAAGGGTTTCTCTGTTCCATAAATCGATTCGCGTTTGAATGCCGAATTTTATGTCCCTCAGAGCGAGTTCGTTCAACAACTCCCTTCGGGGAAAGAATGTTTCGTCAATAAAGTACAGGTACTTCACCCCCTGCGACTGCAGGCGGTCGATTTCGTCGAAGAGAATCTTCAGAGGTCGTCTTCTATACTTCGTGCGAAAGTATTCCTTCGCACAGAAGATGCACCTGAAAGGGCACCCTCTGGACGATTCCACTTCAGCCCCCGGTCCTTCCGGAACAGTCTCGAAACGATGGTGATGATGCGCGTGTCGCGCGACCCACTCATCCGGCCAGATAAGCGCAGGTATCCGGTTCAAATCCACTTCATTGGGTTGTGCTGAGTATGTGCGTCCTGGAAAATGCAGTGAAGGAATTTCTTCCCATGCCATGAAAAGCCGCGACACAACGTCTTCGCATTCTCCCCTGATCACAGCATCTATTCCGAGCTTTTCCCGTGTGCATTCAGGAGTTATCGATCCATGCGGTCCGGCCGCAATGAGCCGGCCGCCTGTTTTGCGAAGTGCACGGGCTACGATCTGCGGTTCGCGCAGTTCCGGAGGTGGACACCGCCAGAACAGGTAAGTCGGTGCCGTAAGAAGTATCGTAAAATTCGGAGCAAATTTGGAGACTGTCCTATGAAGATCGCTCAGAGCCAGGTCGAACAAGTGAGCATCGATGATTATGGCCTCATGACCCTCAGACTCCAGAATGGCCTTTGCATAGCCCAATTCGAGAGGAAAGTGAGCAGATCGACAACCAAAGTAAACGCTGGAATGAAATGTCCAGTTGGGGTTGACCAGCGCAAATTTCATCGGATTCGGATCCGCTCCATACGTGGAGTCCTAACGAGAGCAGTCTCGTGAATAAGTCCTCTACACTGAAGCTCGTAACCTGCCTGTTCACAGCGATCTACTGCTGTCTGACCGGCAACCCATTCGGCAAGCTCAGTGAGACCGTCTTCGAGTCTAACACGCGGTTCGTATCCCAGTACTCGCCTTGCAAGGGAAATATCAGCAAAACAATGGCGTATATCGCCGAATCGAAAACGTCCCGTGATCTCGGGGATCAAATGTTCTTTGCCGAGGATTTCAGCGAGACGGTATCCTATCTCCAAAATGGTGTACCTGTTTCCGCTTCCAATATTGAATATCTGACCTGCGGCTGAAGAGACTTCCAGCGCGAGACGACACGCTCTTGCCACATCGCTGACATGTACGAAATCCCTTTGCTGAAGGCCGTCTTCGTAAATCAGAGGGGATCGGTTATTGAGAATCCGACTCGCAAAAATGGCCAAAACACCAGTGTAAGGATTTGAAAGAGCCTGACGAGTGCCATACACGTTGAAAAGCCTTAGAGCCACAACCGGAATCTTGTATGCTTTACCCACGATGAAACTCATCTGTTCCTGACTGTACTTGGATAGTGCATATACGGACGAGAGGTGAGGGGGTTTGGATTCCGGGGTATAGACCGGCGTCAAATATCGCCCGAAATGATCGCTCAGCTCCCATTCGCCTTTCTCCAGATCCCGTAAGACTCTATTATGGGGAAAAGTCGGCCTGCCATCCATGTCCCTGTAGAGACCCTCACCGTAGATGCTCATAGAAGAAGCGACTATAAGCCTTCGGACCGGTCTTTCCACGAGAGCCTGCAGTAGGGTCGCCGTCCCGACGTCATTCACATCCGTGTAATCGCGAATAGCGTACATGCTTTGGCCGACACCGACCATGGCTGCCAGATGGTACACGTCATCGACATTCTTCAGAGCAGCCTTTACAGTCTCAAGGCAACAGACGTCCCCAACAATCAGCTCTGCGTCTCCGGACAGATACTGAGGGCGCTTGCAGCCGGGCCCATGCACCTGAGCGCACAGATTGTCAAGAACGCGAACCCTATATCCTGTGTGAAGCAATTCGTCAGTAAGATGTGAACCAATGAAACCTGCTCCTCCAATAATTAAGACATGACGAGCCATACTAATTCACCTCAGCCTTACAAAAGAATAATTGCCATCAAAGTGTGAATTATGGGACCAAAAACTCAGAATATGACGGACCTTAAGTTGCTGCGAGCCACATGTGCAACTTAGATGCCATTCAGCTTCTCACCTCGGTCCGAGAACGCAGAAGATTCTAATCGGTAGGGATTTGTTGAAGCCATTGCCCTGACGACTGAAACGCGTGAATCACAATCTTTAACCATATGCGCACAAAACACCC
The sequence above is a segment of the Desulfomonile tiedjei DSM 6799 genome. Coding sequences within it:
- a CDS encoding TIGR04295 family B12-binding domain-containing radical SAM protein — encoded protein: MKFALVNPNWTFHSSVYFGCRSAHFPLELGYAKAILESEGHEAIIIDAHLFDLALSDLHRTVSKFAPNFTILLTAPTYLFWRCPPPELREPQIVARALRKTGGRLIAAGPHGSITPECTREKLGIDAVIRGECEDVVSRLFMAWEEIPSLHFPGRTYSAQPNEVDLNRIPALIWPDEWVARHAHHHHRFETVPEGPGAEVESSRGCPFRCIFCAKEYFRTKYRRRPLKILFDEIDRLQSQGVKYLYFIDETFFPRRELLNELALRDIKFGIQTRIDLWNRETLALLGKAGCVSIEAGVESITDDGRNSLQKDCRKSTKQITDLLVTTRQFVPFVQANLIRVPGDNLADIREWRETLQKQGIWANDPVPMFPYPGSPAYRQLWGSPDSCSWERAHRYYLAEHSHFSDIQNQQPMSLEEVELSNDEVTEKSPEMFCSSDVLSSLK
- a CDS encoding NAD-dependent epimerase/dehydratase family protein; the encoded protein is MARHVLIIGGAGFIGSHLTDELLHTGYRVRVLDNLCAQVHGPGCKRPQYLSGDAELIVGDVCCLETVKAALKNVDDVYHLAAMVGVGQSMYAIRDYTDVNDVGTATLLQALVERPVRRLIVASSMSIYGEGLYRDMDGRPTFPHNRVLRDLEKGEWELSDHFGRYLTPVYTPESKPPHLSSVYALSKYSQEQMSFIVGKAYKIPVVALRLFNVYGTRQALSNPYTGVLAIFASRILNNRSPLIYEDGLQQRDFVHVSDVARACRLALEVSSAAGQIFNIGSGNRYTILEIGYRLAEILGKEHLIPEITGRFRFGDIRHCFADISLARRVLGYEPRVRLEDGLTELAEWVAGQTAVDRCEQAGYELQCRGLIHETALVRTPRMERIRIR